The following coding sequences are from one Arachis hypogaea cultivar Tifrunner chromosome 7, arahy.Tifrunner.gnm2.J5K5, whole genome shotgun sequence window:
- the LOC112702296 gene encoding uncharacterized protein isoform X1 produces MNPFLSPPPSATEPFQSFTQRRRTFRPSTSSQTAPANTIVAEPAPPASPPTASFLASRRQHHPATHSIVSGLAETRIAAAIESSQIRSLQFRSWEVMSSTSIHCRSSSSINHATMATNDSNRVGLVISTTESIRVFLSGASQDPNLSHHLRHTSADLLSQSELSYEPLRSVWMASDPSTRPELTQLFSGTRFVFSSPKPRQKSEELKSRLKKLQDLAERKAYQELVKDIAPKKEVEEPFSSYKDQLGFGLHVVVTMFTGYLVGYAAFRALFNHSPAMNAAGGILGLVVAMLVETFLFIIRSSNLDASKTRSSQTPKSAFSTSSLKKNQ; encoded by the exons ATGAACCCCTTCCTCTCACCACCTCCCAGCGCCACCGAACCCTTCCAGTCTTTCACACAGCGCCGCCGAACCTTTCGTCCCAGCACCTCCTCGCAGACAGCACCAGCCAACACCATCGTCGCAGAGCCAGCACCACCCGCGTCACCACCCACAGCATCGTTTCTGGCCTCGCGGAGACAGCACCACCCAGCCACCCACAGCATCGTTTCTGGCCTCGCGGAGACACGGATAGCAGCCGCCATCGAGTCAAGTCAGATAAGGAGCCTCCAATTTAG GAGTTGGGAAGTCATGTCTTCTACTTCAATTCACTG taggagcagcagcAGCATCAACCACGCAACAATGGCTACCAATGATTCAAACCGGGTCGGATTAGTAATATCCACCACCGAATCAATTAGGGTTTTCCTCTCTGGAGCCTCTCAAGACCCTAATCTCTCCCACCACCTCCGACACACATCCGCTGATCTTCTCTCCCAATCTGAGCTTTCATACGAGCCTCTCCGCTCTGTCTGGATGGCCTCTGATCCATCCACCCGACCCGAATTGACCCAACTCTTCTCCGGCACGCGATTCGTCTTCTCTAGCCCGAAGCCCAGGCAGAAG AGTGAAGAATTGAAGTCAAGGCTGAAAAAGTTGCAAGACTTGGCTGAAAGGAAAGCTTATCAAGAGCTAGTGAAGGACATTGCACCAAAGAAGGAAGTTGAGGAACCATTCTCTTCTTACAAGGACCAGTTAGGATTTG GATTACATGTGGTGGTTACCATGTTTACTGGCTATCTAGTTGGTTATGCTGCATTTAGAGCATTGTTTAATCACAGTCCTGCCATG AATGCTGCTGGAGGAATTCTTGGGTTGGTGGTGGCCATGCTTGTTGAGACTTTCCTTTTCATTATTAGAAGTTCTAATCTGGATGCCAGTAAAACAAGGTCCAGTCAAACACCGAAATCAGCCTTTTCCACATCCAGTCTCAAGAAAAACCAGTAG
- the LOC112702296 gene encoding uncharacterized protein isoform X2: MNPFLSPPPSATEPFQSFTQRRRTFRPSTSSQTAPANTIVAEPAPPASPPTASFLASRRQHHPATHSIVSGLAETRIAAAIESSQIRSLQFSRSSSSINHATMATNDSNRVGLVISTTESIRVFLSGASQDPNLSHHLRHTSADLLSQSELSYEPLRSVWMASDPSTRPELTQLFSGTRFVFSSPKPRQKSEELKSRLKKLQDLAERKAYQELVKDIAPKKEVEEPFSSYKDQLGFGLHVVVTMFTGYLVGYAAFRALFNHSPAMNAAGGILGLVVAMLVETFLFIIRSSNLDASKTRSSQTPKSAFSTSSLKKNQ, translated from the exons ATGAACCCCTTCCTCTCACCACCTCCCAGCGCCACCGAACCCTTCCAGTCTTTCACACAGCGCCGCCGAACCTTTCGTCCCAGCACCTCCTCGCAGACAGCACCAGCCAACACCATCGTCGCAGAGCCAGCACCACCCGCGTCACCACCCACAGCATCGTTTCTGGCCTCGCGGAGACAGCACCACCCAGCCACCCACAGCATCGTTTCTGGCCTCGCGGAGACACGGATAGCAGCCGCCATCGAGTCAAGTCAGATAAGGAGCCTCCAATTTAG taggagcagcagcAGCATCAACCACGCAACAATGGCTACCAATGATTCAAACCGGGTCGGATTAGTAATATCCACCACCGAATCAATTAGGGTTTTCCTCTCTGGAGCCTCTCAAGACCCTAATCTCTCCCACCACCTCCGACACACATCCGCTGATCTTCTCTCCCAATCTGAGCTTTCATACGAGCCTCTCCGCTCTGTCTGGATGGCCTCTGATCCATCCACCCGACCCGAATTGACCCAACTCTTCTCCGGCACGCGATTCGTCTTCTCTAGCCCGAAGCCCAGGCAGAAG AGTGAAGAATTGAAGTCAAGGCTGAAAAAGTTGCAAGACTTGGCTGAAAGGAAAGCTTATCAAGAGCTAGTGAAGGACATTGCACCAAAGAAGGAAGTTGAGGAACCATTCTCTTCTTACAAGGACCAGTTAGGATTTG GATTACATGTGGTGGTTACCATGTTTACTGGCTATCTAGTTGGTTATGCTGCATTTAGAGCATTGTTTAATCACAGTCCTGCCATG AATGCTGCTGGAGGAATTCTTGGGTTGGTGGTGGCCATGCTTGTTGAGACTTTCCTTTTCATTATTAGAAGTTCTAATCTGGATGCCAGTAAAACAAGGTCCAGTCAAACACCGAAATCAGCCTTTTCCACATCCAGTCTCAAGAAAAACCAGTAG